In Salvelinus namaycush isolate Seneca chromosome 20, SaNama_1.0, whole genome shotgun sequence, the following proteins share a genomic window:
- the LOC120064710 gene encoding transcription factor HES-5-like — MAPVNMCNIVRTTKDKIKLRKPVVEKMRRDRINSSIEHLKSLLKTELQAHQPNSKLEKADILETAVFYLKDNSTRPASSFNAASTVQSYAEGFTRCLEETLRFLSAHNQPTDSQHKLVDHFHRAQKLGDRVVLSPNRATVPHNSRTPKCVTAGGSGPLWRPW, encoded by the exons ATGGCTCCTGTCAATATGTGCAACATAGTGAGGACTACGAAAGATAAAATCAAA CTGAGAAAACCAGTGGTCGAGAAGATGCGCCGAGACCGCATCAACAGCAGCATCGAACATCTCAAGTCACTCCTCAAAACCGAACTTCAAGCACACCAACCCAACTCTAAACTGGAGAAGGCTGACATTCTCGAGACAGCTGTGTTTTACCTGAAAGACAACAGCACGCGCCCTGCTTCTTCATTCAACGCAGCGTCAACTGTCCAGAGCTACGCGGAGGGATTCACCCGGTGCCTGGAGGAGACGCTGCGTTTCCTCTCAGCGCACAACCAGCCGACTGACTCGCAACATAAACTTGTCGATCACTTCCATCGGGCACAGAAACTTGGTGACAGAGTTGTGCTGAGTCCAAACCGCGCGACTGTCCCTCACAACAGCAGAACTCCGAAATGTGTCACCGCAGGTGGAAGTGGGCCTTTGTGGAGACCCTGGTGA
- the LOC120065134 gene encoding delta-1-pyrroline-5-carboxylate dehydrogenase, mitochondrial-like, with the protein MLRVRSAFYLSWRGFRTFPYAAVEVKNEPILGFNEGSLERAELQKALDDLKGKTEEIPCVVGDEHVWTKDIRYQLSPFNHSHKLAKFCYADKELLNKAILASVEARREWDLKPIQDRAQVLFKAADIISGPKRAEILAKTMIGQGKTVVQAEIDAAAELIDFFRFNAKHAVELESQQPLDSDGSTNTMLYRGLEGFIAAVAPFNFTAIGGNLAGTPALMGNVVLWKPSDTAMSASYAVYNVLRDSGLPPNIIQFVPADGPVFGDTITSSEHLAGINFTGSVPTFKHLWKQVAQNLDVYKNFPRVAGECGGKNFHFVHKSADVQSVVTGTIRSAFEYGGQKCSACSRMYVPDSLWPQIKQGLLDIHKQLKVGDPVEDWSTFFSAVIDDKSFARIKKWLDHAKSSPKLNIIAGGHCDDKKGYFVEPTIIESTDPQEAIMAEEIFGPVLSVYVYPENDYLEILHLIDNTSPYALTGAVFALDKNVLNEAAKALRNAAGNYYVNDKSTGSIVAQQPFGGARASGTNDKPGGPHYVLRWTSPQVVKATHVLLREWKYPYMG; encoded by the exons ATGCTGCGTGTGAGATCAGCATTCTATCTGTCTTGGAGGGG GTTCAGGACCTTCCCCTATGCAGCTGTTGAGGTGAAGAATGAGCCCATCCTGGGATTCAACGAGGGCAGTCTAGAGAGGGCTGAGCTGCAGAag GCCCTGGATGACCTGAAGGGGAAGACAGAGGAGATTCCCTGTGTGGTTGGAGATGAACATGTGTGGACCAAAGACATCAGATACCAGCTATCG CCCTTCAACCACTCTCACAAACTGGCCAAGTTTTGCTATGCTGACAAG GAGCTGCTCAACAAGGCTATCTTGGCCTCTGTGGAGGCACGGAGGGAATGGGACCTGAAACCCATCCAGGACCGAGCCCAGGTCCTCTTTAAGGCTGCTGACATCATCAGTGGACCTAAGAGAGCTGAGATTCTGGCCAAAACCATGATAGGCCAG GGTAAAACAGTTGTGCAGGCAGAGATTGATGCAGCTGCAGAGCTAATAGACTTCTTCCGGTTCAATGCGAAGCACGCTGTTGAACTGGAGAGCCAGCAGCCCCTGGACAGTGATGGTAGCACCAACACCATGCTCTACCGTGGGCTGGAG GGTTTCATAGCTGCTGTTGCCCCATTTAACTTCACTGCAATTGGTGGAAACCTGGCAGGTACACCTGCTCTCATG GGTAATGTAGTTCTGTGGAAGCCTAGTGACACAGCCATGTCAGCTAGCTACGCTGTCTACAATGTCCTCCGGGATTCAGGGTTGCCCCCCAACATCATCCAGTTTGTGCCGGCTGATGGACCAGTATTTGGAGACACCATCACCTCCTCTGAACACCTTGCTGGCATCAACTTCACTGGCAGTGTCCC TACTTTCAAGCACCTGTGGAAACAGGTGGCCCAGAACCTGGATGTCTACAAGAATTTTCCTCGGGTGGCAGGAG AATGCGGCGGTAAGAACTTCCATTTTGTGCACAAGTCAGCAGATGTGCAGAGTGTCGTGACTGGGACCATCCGCTCAGCGTTTGAGTATGGAGGGCAGAAGTGCTCGGCCTGCTCCAGGATGTATGTACCAGACTCTCTGTGGCCCCAGATCAAACAGGGGCTCCTGGACATCCACAAGCAGCTCAAAGTGGGAGAC CCTGTGGAGGACTGGAGTACATTCTTCTCTGCTGTGATTGATGACAAG TCCTTTGCTCGTATTAAGAAGTGGTTGGACCATGCCAAGTCTTCCCCTAAGTTGAACATTATTGCTGGGGGCCACTGTGATGACAAGAAGGGTTACTTTGTGGAGCCCACCATCATTGAGAGCACAGACCCACAAGAAGCCATCATGGCCGAG GAAATCTTTGGGCCagttctgtctgtctatgtttacCCTGAGAACGACTACCTGGAAATTCTGCACCTGATAGACAACACATCACCATATGCCCTGACAGGAGCTGTCTTTGCTCTCGATAA GAATGTTCTGAATGAGGCAGCCAAAGCCTTGCGGAACGCTGCAGGAAATTACTATGTGAACGACAAGTCCACTGGCTCTATTGTCGCCCAGCAACCATTTGGTGGCGCCAGAGCTTCAG GTACTAATGACAAACCTGGTGGTCCTCACTACGTACTGCGATGGACGTCCCCACAGGTGGTCAAGGCCACCCACGTCCTGCTCCGAGAATGGAAGTACCCCTATATGGGTTAA
- the LOC120064709 gene encoding transcription factor HES-5-like — protein sequence MAPTYTRDSDNTMLSIKDKHKLRKPVVEKMRRDRINTCIEQLKTLLEREFHKQDPNAKLEKADILEMTVGFLKQQLQPQSPVPQRAHSEGYSQCWRETLHFLSSSSMKDMMLQNLQRAGQDNCLSSPLSSQHQNHSQGPVKQAITGHKSVWRPW from the exons ATGGCTCCTACCTACACCAGAGACTCTGACAACACCATGCTCTCTATTAAAGACAAACATAAA CTAAGGAAACCAGTTGTGGAGAAGATGCGTAGAGACCGCATCAACACCTGCATAGAGCAGCTCAAGACCCTGCTGGAGAGGGAGTTCCACAAACAGGACCCCAATGCCAAGCTGGAGAAGGCTGACATCCTGGAGATGACGGTGGGGTTCCTGAAGCAGCAGCTGCAGCCTCAGAGCCCAGTTCCTCAGAGGGCCCACAGTGAGGGCTACTCCCAGTGCTGGAGGGAGACACTGCACTTCCTGTCTTCCAGCTCCATGAAGGACATGATGCTCCAGAACCTCCAGAGAGCTGGCCAGGAcaactgtctctcctctccactctcctcccaACACCAAAACCACAGCCAGGGTCCAGTGAAGCAGGCCATCACAGGCCACAAATCAGTCTGGAGGCCTTGGTAG